ACCGTCGACCCGTGGGGACCGGACCGTCGGCGAACACGTGGCCGAGGTGTCCCCCGCAGCGGGCGCACGAGGCCTCCCGCCGGGGCAGGAGCAGCGTGAAGTCGGTGTGCGTGCCGACCGCGTCCGCGGCTGCCGGGGCGGTGAAGCTGGGCCACCCCGTCCCGGAGTCGAACTGGTCGGCGGCCCGGAACAGCTCGGCCCCGCAGCCGGCGCACCGGTACGTCCCGGCGCGGTCCGCCGGCGGGTGCTCGTACGGACTGGAGCGGGGCGCCTCGGTGCCTGCCCGGCGCAGCACCCGGTAGGCCTCGGGATCGAGGCTCGCGCGCCACTCGGCGTCCGAGCGGACCACCTCGGGCTGCGGTCGGGAGCGGCGCCTGAACACGTCACGATCCTAGTGAGGACCTGGTGGTGGCGTGAGGCGCGTCAACGCCGGTCGATGCCGTCGAGCCGCAGCTCGGTGGACGGGTCGGAGTGGGTGCCGCCGCTGCCGACGTGCTTGTCGCTGATCGTCGCGCCGTTCTTCAGCACGCCCCACAACGCCATGGCGTGCCCACGACCCACGTCGTAGTCGTCCTCGAGCCACAGGACGAAGTCGCCGGCCTTGCTCGCCGGGGTGAACCCGCGGGCGGCGGCCTCGCCCAGCAGCTCGTCCGGCGTCCTGCCGGTCTTCTTCTCGATCGCATCGAGGTAGGCCTGGTAGCTCATCGTGATCCCCTTCGGTGGTGTGCGAGCGACGCTAGTGGCACCGACCGCCTCACCGCTTCTCCGAAACCGCTGTCCCCTGGCCGGTGGACCACCCGGGCGGTCATGACCATCCGAGGGCCACAGCGGCGACGCGGCGACCGACCGTGGCAGGGTCGTCGGGCGCTCCCCGCAGGAGGCTCGCGAGGACACCGTTGTAGACCAGCGTCACCGTGTCGACGATCTCGTCGACCCGCGCGGGGTCCGCGGCCTCGGCGTACGCACGGAGTCGCTCCCGCAGCAGCGCGTCGTCGCGGGCGACCAGTGCGGCAGGCGCGTCGTCGGCGGCGGGTCGCTCGGAGGCGGTGGCGAGGAAGGTGCACCACTGGGTCGCCCCGGCCGTCGCCCGGAAGGTCGTCACGGCGTCGAAGACGGCCAGCACCCGGTCGCGCGGGTCCTCCGCCGCCTCGACGTGGGAGCGCCAGACCTCGTCCCACGCGTGGAGCCGCCTCGCGAGGACGGCCTCGACCAGACCGTCCTTGCTCCCGAAGTGGGAGTAGAGCGTCACGACCGACACGCCCGCCTCGCGCGCCACGGCGTCGACGGGGGTGACGGCGATGCCGTCGCCGAAGAACAGCCGCTCGGCCGCGTCGAGTGCTGTGGTTCGGGTGTCCGGACGCCCCATGCCCGTAGTGTAACGTGCGTTTCATGGTGGTGAAACGTACGTTTCAATCCGGCACGACCCACGGCCTCCCGCTCGTCGCGGCCGGCACCCTGCTGGTCGCTGCGACGTACGGGATGGCCCGGTTCGGGGTCGGGCTGCTGCACCCGGCGATGGCGGTCGAGCGTCCGGGGATCGCGACGGCGCTGCCGTCGGCCGGCGCAGCGCAGTTCGCCTCGTACTGCGTGGCCGCCGCGCTGGCGGGCCTCGTCGTCCCCCGCAGGTCACGCGCGGTCGCCGGGGCCGCGGGCGTGCTGGCCGGGGCCGGGTGCGTGGGGCTGGCCACCAGCACGTCGAGCGGGTGGTTCGTCGTCAGCGCGTTCGTCGGCGGCGCCGGCGCGGGCCTCGCGTCTCCCGCACTGGTCGGCTTGCTCGACGCGCTGGTCCCGGAGCGGGTGGCCGGCAGCGCGCAGGCCGTGGTGAACTCCGGCACCACGCTGGGGGTCGTCCTCACCGGGCTGCTCGCCACCGCGATCACGGCGCCCGGAGCTGCGTGGGTGCTGATGGCGGTGGTGTGCGTGGTCGCCGGCGCCGCGGTCGTGCTCCTGAGCTCGGGCGCAGCGGTCGCCGGTCCTCCGGCAGGGCGCGGAGGACGAGCCGCGCGTTCCCTGGTGCTCCCGCTCGTGCTGGCCCTCGGCGCCGGGGTCGCCTCGGCCGCCGTGTGGACCTTCGGCCCCACCGTGGTCGTCGACCGCGGAGCACTCCGACCCGGCCAGGTCGGCCTGCTGTGGGCGGCGCTCGGGCTCGGCGGACTCGCGGGTGCGTTCGTCGCACGGCCGGTGTCGCGCCACGGACCCACCACGGCGTTCGTCGTGTGCACGGCGGCACTGCTGGTCGGCTCGGCCGCGGTGCTGGTCCCGGGCGCCGACCCGGCACAACCGCTACTCGGGGCGGCCTGCTTCGGGGCGGCGTACATGTCCCTGAGCGGCGTGCTGATCCTCTGGGGACCGCCTGGTCGACCCGCGCGGCGGGGGTTCCGCCACCGCATGGCTGTTCATCGCGCTCGCGATCGGGCAGGCCGCCGGCTCCCAGCTCCTGGGGCGCGTGCTCGCCTGAGCGCGGGCGCGTCGGCCGCGCGGCTCAGGCCGGCGCGGCGCGCTCGACCGTGGTCACCACACTCGTCACCGACGGACGCGCCGGGGTCGAGGAGAACCCGAAGCGGCACGGCGGGTCGACGGGCGCCAGCGCGCCGAGGTCGGCGCCGCGCCAGTCCCCTGCGACCGACGTGACGGCGTGCACCGAGGTCGCGCCGTACCACTCGCGCCGGTCGTTGCCGGCGGTCCCGCGGGTCCGCACCCCGCGCACCACCACGCGCGCCACCGGGTCGATCGCGGTGCACCAGGCGGGCGCGGTCGCGACCCGCGCCGGGACCAGGCCGAGCAGCACGCCCAGCGGCGTACGCCCACCGAGCGCCAGCCGCAGCGACAGCGACGGGGTCGTCACCTCCCAGCCGTCGCCCCCGTCGGTGACCGACACGGGCTCGAGGACGTGCTCGTCGAAGGTGTAGGTCGCGCTGACGAAGTCGCGCACCCGCTCGTCCGGGGCGAGCAGCACGCGGTGGCCGGCGGCGTCCTCGACCATCACGTCGGCGAAGGAGCCCCACGGCGAGCCGTCCCACCGGCCGACGACGACGCGGACCCCGCTGGTGCTGCCCACGCCGGCGATCCGGCCGGTGAACCGCTCGCGGACACGCCTCACGGCGCCACCAGCCCGGACGGGTCGCGCCCGTCGGCGGAGAGTCCGGCCGCGACGCCCGCGCGGTCCTCGTCGGAGCGGTTCTGCGAGAGCTTCGCCTTCGCCTCGACCGAGTCGACGACGACCTCGACGCCGACGATCGGGCGGAGGTTCTTCTCGACGTAGTCCGCGGGGGCGTCTGCGACCGCCCACGGCTGCGCGCGCGGGGCCTCGTGGCGCTCGGTGAGGCGGGTGACCAGGTCCAGCACCCAGGCGGCGTCGTCGTGCACGCGGACCGTGCCGCGCAGGTGGACCACGGAGTAGTTCCAGGTCGGGACGACCCGGCCGTGCTCGGCCTTGGAGGCGTACCAGGACGGCGAGACGTACGCGTCCGGCCCGGTCACGACCGCCAGGGCGGGCGAGCCGTCGACCACGCGCCGCCAGTGGGCGTTGGCCCGGGCGAGGTGGCCGACGAGGCGGTCCCCCTCCCAGAGCACGGGCAGGAGGGTGGCGTCGGGCAGCCCGTCCTCGCCCACCGTGACCAGCTGGGCGACCCCGACGCCTGCGACGAAGGGACGTACGGCGTCGGCGTCCATCGCGTTGAAGCGGGGCACGTAGAGCGAGGCGTCGGGCATGGCTCCATCCTGCCCGTTCGGGCGCGGCGGCTGTCGGTGGCGGGCGGCAGGATGGGCGCATGCTGCTCGCCGAGCTCGTCGCCACGTCCACCGCGGTCGCCGCCACGCGCTCGCGCAAGGCCAAGGTCGCCGCGCTCGCCGAGACCCTCGCCCGGGTCACGCCCGAGGAGCTCGAGGTCGTCGTGTCCTACCTCGGCGGCGCGCTGCTCCAGCGCCGCACCGGCCTCGGCTGGCGCGGCGTGAGCGAGGTCCCCGACCCCGCCGACGAGCCGTCCCTCGGCGTGCTCGAGGTCCACGAGGCGTTCGACGCGATGTCCCGCCTGGCCGGCGCGGGCTCCCAGCTCGCGCGGAAGGAGGCGGTCGCCGCGCTGTTCTCCCGCGCCACGGCGCCCGAGCAGCGGTGGCTGCAGGCGGTCGTCACCGGCAACGTGCGCCAGGGCGCGCTCGACGCCGTCACCCAGGAGGCCGTCGCGCAGGTCGCGGGCGTCCGCTGGCGGCCGTGCGCCGGGCCGCGATGCTGGCGGGGTCGACCGTGGCCGCGGCCGGCGCCGCGTGGGCCGGCGAGGACGCGCTGGCCGCCATCGGCCTCGAGGTCGGCCGCCCGGTCATGCCGATGCTCGCCTCCAGCGCGCCCGACGTGGCCACCGCGATGGCCGGCCTGTCCCCCGACGCCGGCACCGAGGTCGCCATCGACGCCAAGCTCGACGGCATCCGGATCCAGGTCCACCGCGACGGCGACGAGGTGCTGGTCGTGACCCGGAGCCTCGACGACATCACCGGGCGGCTGCCGGAGGTCGTGGAGGTGGCCCGGTCGCTGCCCGCGGAGCGGTTCGTGCTCGATGGCGAGGCACTCGCGCTCACCGACGACGGGCGCCCGATGGCGTTCCAGGACACCGCCAGCCGCACCGCCCAGGACGCGGGCGTCCCGGTCACGCCGCACTTCTTCGACCTGCTCCACCTCGACGGCCGCGACCTGCTCGACTCCCCTGGCCGCGAGCGGATCGCCGCCCTGGACGCGCTCGTGCCCGAGCAGCACCGCGTGCGCCGCCTCGTCACCACCGACCCCGCGGAGGCCGACGCCTTCGCGGCCGAGACCGTCGCCGCCGGCCACGAGGGCGTCGTCCTGAAGGACCTGTCGGCGCCCTACGCCGCGGGCCGCCGCGGCTCGGCCTGGGTCAAGGTCAAGCCGGTCCACACCCTCGACCTCGTCGTCCTCGCCGTCGAGTGGGGCTCGGGGCGCCGCGAGGGCTGGCTCTCCAACATCCACCTCGGCGCCCGCGACGACACCTCGCCCACCGGCTTCGTGATGCTCGGCAAGACGTTCAAGGGCATGACCGACGAGGTGCTCGTCTGGCAGACCGAGCGGTTCCTGGCGCTCGAGACCCACCGCGAGGGCCACGTCGTCCACGTCCGGCCCGAGCAGGTCGTCGAGATCGGCTTCGACGGCCTCCAGCGCTCCACCCGCTACCCCGGTGGCCTCGCGCTCCGGTTCGCCCGCGTCCTGCGCTACCGCGACGACAAGGCCGCCGACCAGGCCGACACCATCGAGGACGTGCGCGCCCACGCCCGCGGGTGACACCGGGTCGGACACGAAGATACGCCGCACCGGGGAGGCGGGAGGCCCCCGTCGTCTCCCTAGACTGACCGGCATGAGCACCGAGCCGTCGACCCCGACCGGCGCCACCCGCGGCACGACCGCGGCGGCCCGGCGACGGCTCCGCGAGGCGGAGATCATCGCCGCCACCCGGGCCCTCTTCGACGAGCGCGGGGTCCGCGACGCCCAGATCGAGGACATCGCCCGCGCCGTCGGCATCAACCGGGCGATCATCTACCGCCACTTCACCGGCAAGGAGGAGCTGTTCGCCCTCACCCTGGTGCAGTACCTCGACGAGCTGC
Above is a genomic segment from Nocardioides okcheonensis containing:
- the msrB gene encoding peptide-methionine (R)-S-oxide reductase MsrB: MFRRRSRPQPEVVRSDAEWRASLDPEAYRVLRRAGTEAPRSSPYEHPPADRAGTYRCAGCGAELFRAADQFDSGTGWPSFTAPAAADAVGTHTDFTLLLPRREASCARCGGHLGHVFADGPVPTGRRWCINGAALTLDEPGAPRGAGPAK
- a CDS encoding DUF4287 domain-containing protein; this translates as MSYQAYLDAIEKKTGRTPDELLGEAAARGFTPASKAGDFVLWLEDDYDVGRGHAMALWGVLKNGATISDKHVGSGGTHSDPSTELRLDGIDRR
- a CDS encoding TetR/AcrR family transcriptional regulator, with the protein product MGRPDTRTTALDAAERLFFGDGIAVTPVDAVAREAGVSVVTLYSHFGSKDGLVEAVLARRLHAWDEVWRSHVEAAEDPRDRVLAVFDAVTTFRATAGATQWCTFLATASERPAADDAPAALVARDDALLRERLRAYAEAADPARVDEIVDTVTLVYNGVLASLLRGAPDDPATVGRRVAAVALGWS
- a CDS encoding MFS transporter — its product is MVVKRTFQSGTTHGLPLVAAGTLLVAATYGMARFGVGLLHPAMAVERPGIATALPSAGAAQFASYCVAAALAGLVVPRRSRAVAGAAGVLAGAGCVGLATSTSSGWFVVSAFVGGAGAGLASPALVGLLDALVPERVAGSAQAVVNSGTTLGVVLTGLLATAITAPGAAWVLMAVVCVVAGAAVVLLSSGAAVAGPPAGRGGRAARSLVLPLVLALGAGVASAAVWTFGPTVVVDRGALRPGQVGLLWAALGLGGLAGAFVARPVSRHGPTTAFVVCTAALLVGSAAVLVPGADPAQPLLGAACFGAAYMSLSGVLILWGPPGRPARRGFRHRMAVHRARDRAGRRLPAPGARARLSAGASAARLRPARRARPWSPHSSPTDAPGSRRTRSGTAGRRAPARRGRRRASPLRPT
- a CDS encoding FMN-binding negative transcriptional regulator, which codes for MPDASLYVPRFNAMDADAVRPFVAGVGVAQLVTVGEDGLPDATLLPVLWEGDRLVGHLARANAHWRRVVDGSPALAVVTGPDAYVSPSWYASKAEHGRVVPTWNYSVVHLRGTVRVHDDAAWVLDLVTRLTERHEAPRAQPWAVADAPADYVEKNLRPIVGVEVVVDSVEAKAKLSQNRSDEDRAGVAAGLSADGRDPSGLVAP
- a CDS encoding ATP-dependent DNA ligase codes for the protein MAGLSPDAGTEVAIDAKLDGIRIQVHRDGDEVLVVTRSLDDITGRLPEVVEVARSLPAERFVLDGEALALTDDGRPMAFQDTASRTAQDAGVPVTPHFFDLLHLDGRDLLDSPGRERIAALDALVPEQHRVRRLVTTDPAEADAFAAETVAAGHEGVVLKDLSAPYAAGRRGSAWVKVKPVHTLDLVVLAVEWGSGRREGWLSNIHLGARDDTSPTGFVMLGKTFKGMTDEVLVWQTERFLALETHREGHVVHVRPEQVVEIGFDGLQRSTRYPGGLALRFARVLRYRDDKAADQADTIEDVRAHARG